The following proteins are encoded in a genomic region of Leptolyngbya boryana PCC 6306:
- a CDS encoding GNAT family N-acetyltransferase, giving the protein MSKPNLEVTLREITKENWRDIIRLKVAPHQEQFVASNAVSIAEAHFNPEVAWFRAIYAGDVPVGFLMLEDDVAQQEYFLWRFMIGEQYQGHGYGRKALELFFAYVKTRPGADAVETSCVLAKGGPGPFYEKMGFVYTGKEENGELVMRREL; this is encoded by the coding sequence ATGTCCAAGCCCAACCTCGAAGTAACGCTGCGTGAGATTACTAAGGAAAACTGGCGTGATATCATCCGCTTAAAAGTAGCCCCACACCAAGAGCAGTTCGTGGCATCCAACGCCGTGTCTATCGCAGAAGCGCATTTCAATCCAGAGGTTGCTTGGTTCCGTGCAATCTACGCTGGTGATGTGCCAGTCGGTTTTTTGATGTTGGAAGACGACGTAGCGCAACAAGAGTACTTTCTGTGGCGCTTTATGATCGGTGAGCAATATCAGGGGCATGGGTACGGGCGAAAGGCGCTAGAGTTGTTCTTCGCATATGTCAAGACGCGCCCTGGAGCAGATGCGGTCGAAACAAGTTGTGTGCTAGCTAAAGGGGGTCCCGGTCCGTTCTACGAGAAGATGGGTTTTGTTTACACCGGAAAAGAAGAGAACGGCGAACTTGTGATGCGACGTGAATTGTGA
- the rsgA gene encoding ribosome small subunit-dependent GTPase A, whose protein sequence is MNLEQLGWNDTIASSFIPYRQQGFVAGRVAVEYRDRYLLYTGQGEQFAEVTGKFRHQATGIQDFPAVGDWVAIHKTTIHAVLPRLSKFSRKIAGGTTEEQVIATNVDTVFLVSGLDGDFNLRRIERYLVLVWESGAMPVIVLNKADLCLDLECRIAEVEEIALGVPVIALSAAQEIKVLQPYLQLGKTIALLGSSGVGKSTITNQLKGESVQVVQSVRLGDDRGKHTTTHRQLISLASGALIIDTPGMRELQLWSGAEALPETFADVEAFAQHCRFRDCQHEQEPGCAVQSAIATRQLNTSRFLSYQKLQRELQHINRKQDQRANLAEKERWKKIHKAMRKNPKLQR, encoded by the coding sequence ATGAATTTAGAACAATTGGGCTGGAACGATACGATCGCTTCCAGTTTCATTCCCTATCGCCAGCAAGGATTCGTTGCAGGTCGGGTTGCGGTGGAATATCGCGATCGCTATCTCCTCTACACCGGGCAAGGCGAACAATTTGCAGAAGTCACAGGTAAATTCCGCCACCAAGCGACTGGAATTCAAGATTTCCCAGCCGTTGGCGATTGGGTTGCAATTCACAAGACCACAATTCATGCCGTGTTGCCAAGGCTGAGCAAATTTTCTCGTAAAATAGCAGGCGGCACGACTGAGGAACAGGTCATTGCAACGAATGTAGATACAGTTTTTCTCGTTTCTGGATTAGATGGGGACTTCAATCTCAGACGGATTGAACGCTATCTCGTCTTAGTTTGGGAAAGCGGTGCAATGCCTGTGATTGTCTTAAACAAAGCAGATCTCTGCCTCGATCTTGAATGTCGCATTGCTGAAGTAGAAGAGATCGCTCTCGGTGTCCCTGTTATTGCCTTAAGTGCAGCACAAGAGATTAAGGTTCTTCAGCCTTATCTTCAACTGGGAAAAACGATCGCGTTACTAGGCTCATCAGGTGTTGGTAAATCGACGATTACGAATCAACTCAAAGGTGAGTCAGTTCAAGTCGTCCAATCCGTTCGACTAGGAGACGATCGCGGTAAACATACCACAACGCATCGGCAGCTAATTTCCTTAGCTTCTGGTGCATTGATTATCGATACACCCGGAATGCGGGAACTGCAACTTTGGTCAGGTGCGGAAGCATTACCCGAAACGTTTGCAGATGTGGAAGCATTCGCGCAGCACTGTCGGTTTCGGGATTGCCAACATGAACAGGAACCAGGTTGTGCGGTGCAAAGCGCGATCGCAACCAGACAATTGAACACAAGTCGATTTCTGAGCTATCAGAAGTTGCAGCGAGAACTTCAGCATATCAATCGCAAACAGGATCAACGAGCTAATCTAGCCGAGAAGGAGCGGTGGAAGAAGATCCATAAAGCGATGCGGAAGAATCCTAAACTTCAACGGTAG
- a CDS encoding class I SAM-dependent methyltransferase, whose translation MNKETALARTEAVFNTASDYFDAPALSFWNRFGQRTIDQLALNSGDRVLDVCCDSGASAIPAAICVGSTGQVLAVDLAESLLQLGRQKARQQGLNHIEFRAGDFESLGLPDESFDAIVCVFGIFFVPDMVAAVRELLRMLRPGGKLAITSWGKNVFEPANRVFWDAIRAERPDLVKQFTPWDRIREPDALKALLEAGGATQVEVFAEAGTHTLDTPEDWWTMCLGGGCRGTIDQLDTAAQQRVRDTNLQFLQQQQIQALNVDVLYAISAKRNS comes from the coding sequence ATGAACAAAGAAACAGCACTCGCACGAACAGAAGCGGTTTTTAATACGGCTTCAGATTATTTTGATGCGCCAGCATTGTCGTTCTGGAATCGGTTTGGACAACGGACGATCGATCAACTCGCTTTGAATTCTGGCGATCGCGTTTTAGATGTTTGTTGTGATTCTGGTGCATCTGCGATTCCAGCCGCCATCTGTGTCGGTTCGACTGGACAAGTTCTCGCGGTTGATCTTGCTGAATCCCTGCTCCAACTCGGTCGTCAGAAAGCTCGACAGCAAGGACTGAACCATATTGAGTTTCGGGCTGGGGATTTTGAATCACTGGGGTTGCCGGATGAGAGCTTTGATGCGATCGTCTGTGTGTTCGGCATCTTCTTTGTTCCAGATATGGTCGCTGCGGTGCGGGAACTATTGCGGATGCTGCGTCCTGGTGGCAAGCTGGCGATTACCTCTTGGGGCAAGAACGTATTTGAACCTGCGAATCGAGTCTTCTGGGATGCGATTCGTGCGGAGCGTCCTGATTTAGTCAAGCAATTCACCCCGTGGGATCGAATTCGAGAACCTGATGCACTCAAAGCGCTGCTAGAAGCGGGAGGAGCAACTCAAGTCGAGGTGTTTGCAGAAGCCGGAACCCACACACTGGATACGCCGGAAGATTGGTGGACGATGTGTTTGGGCGGTGGCTGTCGTGGCACGATCGACCAATTGGATACAGCGGCTCAGCAACGAGTTCGAGACACAAATTTGCAGTTCCTTCAGCAGCAGCAGATTCAAGCGTTGAATGTCGATGTGTTGTATGCGATTAGCGCAAAGCGCAACTCCTAA
- the aac(6') gene encoding aminoglycoside 6'-N-acetyltransferase, giving the protein MKKDSAMLSLSIVEVAQADFQEWLDLALELWTDYSVEEMQASLNEILHSPRQSAVLVKTETGSAIAFMNLSLRSDYVPGATQSPVAFVEGIYVKPDYQKQGVGKALIQYAEQWAQAHGCVELASDALLENTTSHAFHRQVGFQEVERLVAFIKPIAPTNDAGAIKQP; this is encoded by the coding sequence ATGAAAAAAGATAGCGCAATGCTCTCCCTATCCATTGTCGAAGTAGCCCAAGCTGATTTTCAGGAATGGCTCGACTTGGCATTAGAACTTTGGACTGATTACTCAGTTGAAGAAATGCAAGCGAGTCTGAACGAGATTCTGCACTCACCTCGGCAGTCAGCGGTTTTGGTAAAAACTGAAACAGGCAGTGCGATCGCATTTATGAATCTTTCGCTTCGGTCTGACTATGTTCCGGGTGCGACTCAAAGCCCCGTTGCTTTTGTCGAAGGAATTTATGTCAAGCCAGACTATCAAAAACAAGGGGTTGGCAAAGCCTTGATTCAGTATGCGGAGCAATGGGCACAAGCACATGGCTGTGTCGAACTCGCTTCGGATGCTTTACTAGAGAACACAACCAGCCATGCCTTTCACCGTCAGGTCGGCTTTCAAGAAGTGGAACGACTGGTTGCCTTTATCAAGCCCATTGCTCCTACAAACGACGCTGGTGCGATTAAACAGCCTTAA
- a CDS encoding ParM/StbA family protein: MIQTLIDLGQSLTKVVFSDRGRLDYLLMSPEVTSPLTKEHLQLLQMHNATAAPENAAWLEVGDELRVVGSAAENFGGDTGADERKERRAVLKTLAVLGAIRERSQLPNQLTVQVALLLPMTEFTDALKVCTKIQEAATDFSFRGQPVNLSMPLCKPYPEGFGLFLGRRSELSLRNIAPDSRTFLVLMLGHRNASILVFQNGQPQPGKSTSNGPGFKEAIESSAAVQGILVRDYGKLLNAFVSKNPKVVFAGESQVRDVSEALRVGRATYWGQLESFLINNFVRHVDATCEVIIGGGASMLIESELIEFLNQLGIEEARRSFGEGVRRGIADRFGHDKFALENSLSIRMVDAFAAFQHFQRQQVPI, translated from the coding sequence ATGATCCAAACTCTGATTGACCTGGGGCAGTCCTTGACCAAAGTTGTGTTTAGCGATCGCGGTCGATTGGACTACCTCTTAATGAGTCCTGAAGTCACCAGTCCCCTGACCAAAGAACATTTGCAGCTATTACAGATGCACAATGCAACCGCCGCTCCTGAAAACGCAGCTTGGTTAGAGGTAGGTGATGAACTACGAGTCGTCGGCAGCGCGGCTGAAAACTTTGGCGGCGATACTGGAGCCGATGAACGTAAAGAACGACGAGCCGTGTTGAAAACGCTGGCAGTCCTCGGTGCGATTCGAGAGCGATCGCAGTTGCCGAATCAACTCACTGTCCAAGTCGCGTTATTGCTCCCGATGACAGAGTTCACCGATGCTTTAAAGGTTTGCACAAAGATTCAAGAAGCTGCTACCGATTTCTCTTTTCGAGGACAACCTGTAAATCTATCGATGCCGCTGTGTAAACCTTATCCAGAGGGATTTGGATTATTCTTGGGGCGGCGCAGTGAACTAAGCTTGAGAAACATTGCTCCAGACTCGCGCACGTTTTTAGTGTTGATGTTGGGACATCGAAACGCATCAATCCTAGTGTTTCAGAACGGACAACCTCAGCCAGGGAAATCTACCAGTAATGGACCTGGATTCAAAGAAGCGATCGAGAGCAGTGCTGCCGTCCAAGGCATCCTGGTAAGAGACTATGGAAAACTGCTGAATGCCTTCGTGAGCAAAAATCCTAAAGTCGTCTTCGCTGGAGAAAGTCAAGTGCGAGACGTAAGCGAAGCCTTACGAGTTGGACGAGCAACTTACTGGGGACAGCTTGAGAGCTTTTTGATTAACAACTTCGTTCGTCATGTCGATGCTACCTGCGAGGTCATTATCGGAGGTGGCGCATCAATGCTTATCGAGTCAGAGCTAATCGAATTTCTCAATCAACTTGGAATTGAGGAAGCACGACGGAGTTTTGGTGAAGGGGTACGGCGCGGAATTGCCGATCGCTTTGGACACGATAAATTTGCGCTAGAAAATTCTTTAAGCATTCGGATGGTCGATGCGTTCGCTGCATTTCAACATTTTCAACGGCAGCAAGTCCCGATCTAA
- the mobF gene encoding MobF family relaxase, which yields MLTLGRVHSQNSVHYFMQDNHRPGSDAADFSRWYGQGAIALSCPEVVNEIAFSNILSGLAPTGESLPGRQIHPQHQAGIDLTFNAPKSVSLAALMGEQDVLIAAHTQAIAHTLQIVEQRYAYTRLCEQGQRQLVPTQNLVIAAFQHETSRAHDPHLHTHCVVANLTQIANGEWRTIETTGIYRDRSFLSALYTNALADQIRQLGYEITLRPDSHFELAGYALEQLQHFSKRRQQILNLVGESATPAMKQWACLATRPRKILNIDTAELNEWWQTQNSALQLDIRHPAPIEQSRFSRSIDAVLMDAIATCTQTRSLFSQTELERRIFDRVQPFSYGDFLETLQALQQAGKLIALGNQYWTIPDRHSFSVDVAPAIRAISKGNALNGFAQLLECDRVFESANPFQAAIDAYLALKPSDRAHTALIVADEDSRNRLEQDLAQAHQAHESTFTLWQLQPQPLTVSQALRVQSFQINDVVIPRYHYPVLGLSKGEPYTIVALQAKTFTLRDSSQAELTIEPRQFRKHLYRPQPITVSLGDRLQWTTPHQDGSHFTIAAITDTTASIQYSNGQIEQLDPHQSYFLQDARIFTTTDVPPSNLKQLLVVEPVAISLTRWIQTLPALPDNLVVYSDRIPALFDRLRNASSRVYSYPNYDSTSRPTQLEQSAANSQPAAKRVSKLNSKHSLLARNQSERSTTPENRPSRLEEYARNLLSGIKQYSEQQAIEFATEPLSRAITSLAAKLDQTERTFGNQHRRTAAFESAVRDIVDLTSLIRQAIRTTECLAAAIIHAPRTSSINTIAFYELKSPTTKPGSFGKPPSTASEQPRHEFSNEPARVVSATTSHSPLADSEIDTKPNSKRPESPNKSAFTQDRTNVASTAGKTPSGASSATSATLSAQLTQLLPQLCDWREQQVITNASITLNPVLMHLHHWINAALAIPVSQSQANLAQFLSHQQQLITGVIHSVSHIQNFVVQKSENSHLLHHVRLPIQSDFTERLINLADHAERAASRDREFTQHFMRSTSQFQRSTHRSRKSDPSSRSDYRAASQRTDYPTQPIARLALDLTRWHESVRDLFAQFPRRVEALHADETTEATCTELAGLADQLTTNDSNQHSGLSGTVAAITATRSHLAAGITDFAAGIGRANAAVTDHLTNARCHLTAVVRDAHECIAELTRAIEHSRAIDRLADTVDRAVAECQRIASERVIFQSLEKSSLESATPIFQTLENSALIPVSSQSNDFSGFGWITGQGALNRVVLVETPEDATALAQLDITRLEHPGRSLYLAMTDSVPKALQEWAAMPGRTAIAAGDPEFIRRVQKEIGQSQSLLVPDGFTWQKLLQMGHQNPAQLLHHYRQGLTGEPTAILLESAKRALRLGQPMELVRSMLITAERVETMRQLQQAEQYVQAIVDRAYKNASEQQNSIIQPIRKLKVQQL from the coding sequence ATGCTCACTCTGGGTCGTGTTCATTCACAGAACAGCGTTCACTATTTTATGCAGGACAATCATCGACCTGGCTCGGATGCGGCAGATTTCAGTCGATGGTATGGGCAAGGTGCGATCGCACTTTCTTGCCCAGAAGTAGTCAATGAAATCGCCTTCTCAAACATTCTTTCCGGGCTTGCTCCTACGGGCGAATCGCTTCCGGGGCGGCAAATTCATCCTCAGCATCAAGCCGGAATTGATTTAACGTTCAATGCTCCAAAATCAGTTAGCTTGGCGGCGCTGATGGGAGAGCAAGATGTGCTGATTGCGGCTCATACTCAAGCGATCGCACACACTCTACAGATTGTTGAGCAGCGCTATGCCTACACGCGGCTTTGTGAGCAAGGACAGCGCCAACTTGTGCCCACTCAGAACTTAGTAATCGCGGCGTTTCAGCACGAAACTTCTCGCGCTCATGACCCTCATTTGCATACGCATTGTGTGGTTGCAAATCTGACTCAAATTGCAAATGGGGAGTGGCGGACGATCGAGACGACGGGGATCTATCGCGATCGTAGTTTCCTCAGTGCGCTTTACACGAATGCACTTGCCGACCAGATTCGCCAGCTCGGTTATGAGATTACATTGCGTCCCGATTCGCATTTTGAACTGGCTGGATACGCGCTGGAACAGCTTCAGCATTTTAGTAAACGTCGTCAGCAGATTCTAAATCTGGTGGGAGAATCAGCAACGCCAGCAATGAAACAATGGGCGTGTCTCGCAACTCGTCCTCGCAAGATTTTGAACATTGATACTGCTGAATTGAATGAGTGGTGGCAAACCCAAAATTCTGCACTTCAGCTTGATATTCGCCATCCTGCTCCAATCGAGCAATCTAGGTTTAGTCGTTCGATCGATGCAGTTTTAATGGATGCGATCGCAACCTGCACCCAAACGCGATCGCTCTTTTCGCAGACAGAATTAGAACGTCGGATCTTTGATCGAGTTCAGCCGTTTAGCTATGGCGATTTTTTGGAAACACTTCAAGCATTGCAGCAAGCCGGAAAGCTGATTGCACTAGGAAATCAGTATTGGACAATTCCAGATCGGCATTCCTTCTCTGTTGATGTTGCTCCAGCGATTCGTGCGATTTCAAAAGGGAATGCGCTGAATGGATTTGCTCAACTTTTGGAATGCGATCGTGTATTTGAATCTGCGAATCCGTTTCAAGCAGCAATCGATGCCTATCTTGCTTTGAAGCCTAGCGATCGCGCCCACACTGCTTTGATTGTTGCTGATGAAGATAGCCGAAATCGACTTGAGCAAGATCTTGCTCAAGCTCACCAGGCTCACGAATCAACCTTCACGCTTTGGCAACTTCAGCCGCAACCTCTCACAGTTTCTCAAGCGTTAAGGGTTCAGTCATTTCAGATCAATGATGTTGTGATTCCTCGTTACCACTATCCTGTTTTGGGCTTGAGCAAAGGGGAACCTTATACAATCGTGGCGCTTCAGGCTAAAACTTTTACGCTACGGGATTCTTCTCAGGCTGAATTGACGATCGAGCCTCGACAATTTCGCAAGCACCTTTACCGACCACAGCCAATTACGGTTAGTTTAGGCGATCGCTTGCAGTGGACAACACCGCATCAGGATGGTTCTCACTTTACGATCGCAGCAATTACCGATACCACTGCGTCAATTCAATACTCAAACGGGCAGATTGAACAGCTTGATCCTCATCAAAGCTACTTTCTCCAAGATGCTCGAATTTTTACTACAACTGATGTCCCACCCTCAAATCTTAAGCAACTTCTTGTGGTTGAACCTGTTGCGATTTCTCTCACACGATGGATTCAAACTCTACCTGCTCTTCCCGACAATCTCGTTGTATATAGCGATCGCATTCCTGCCTTATTTGATCGGTTACGGAATGCCTCATCGCGAGTTTATTCTTATCCCAACTATGACTCAACCTCCAGACCTACCCAACTTGAACAATCTGCTGCAAATTCTCAGCCAGCAGCAAAACGAGTTTCAAAACTTAACTCAAAGCATTCACTCCTGGCAAGAAACCAATCAGAACGCTCTACAACACCTGAAAATCGACCAAGCCGACTTGAGGAGTACGCTCGAAACCTTCTTAGCGGAATTAAGCAATATTCTGAGCAGCAAGCCATCGAATTCGCCACCGAACCCCTTAGTCGAGCAATTACAAGCCTTGCAGCAAAGCTTGACCAGACTGAGCGAACATTTGGAAATCAACACCGAAGGACAGCAGCATTTGAGTCAGCAGTTCGAGACATTGTTGATCTCACAAGCCTCATTAGGCAAGCAATTAGAACAACTGAATGCCTTGCAGCAGCAATTATCCATGCACCTCGAACCTCCTCAATAAATACGATTGCATTCTATGAACTCAAATCACCTACAACAAAGCCTGGCTCATTTGGAAAACCGCCTTCAACAGCTTCAGAACAGCCTCGACACGAGTTCTCGAATGAACCAGCAAGAGTTGTCTCAGCTACGACATCTCATTCACCGCTTGCTGATTCAGAGATCGATACAAAGCCCAACTCCAAAAGACCTGAATCTCCCAACAAATCTGCCTTCACCCAAGACCGTACAAACGTTGCTTCAACAGCAGGAAAAACGCCTTCGGGAGCGTCTTCAGCAACTTCAGCAACACTCTCCGCTCAACTGACACAGCTTTTGCCTCAACTTTGTGATTGGCGAGAGCAGCAAGTAATCACGAACGCCTCGATCACACTCAATCCAGTTCTGATGCACTTACACCACTGGATTAATGCTGCACTTGCAATCCCAGTTTCTCAAAGTCAAGCGAATCTAGCTCAATTCCTAAGCCACCAGCAGCAACTCATCACGGGAGTTATCCACAGCGTTTCCCACATCCAAAATTTTGTTGTTCAGAAATCAGAAAATTCTCATTTATTGCATCATGTCCGACTGCCCATTCAATCCGACTTCACAGAACGCCTTATTAACCTTGCTGACCACGCTGAACGAGCGGCAAGTCGCGATCGCGAATTTACTCAACACTTTATGCGATCAACAAGCCAGTTTCAGCGATCGACTCACCGTTCTAGAAAATCAGATCCTTCAAGCCGATCCGACTATCGAGCAGCATCTCAACGCACTGACTACCCAACTCAACCCATTGCCCGCCTCGCTCTCGACCTTACACGATGGCATGAATCAGTGCGTGACCTATTCGCGCAGTTTCCTCGTCGAGTTGAGGCGCTTCACGCGGATGAAACGACCGAAGCGACCTGCACAGAGCTTGCAGGACTCGCTGACCAACTTACGACGAATGATTCAAACCAACACTCAGGTCTATCTGGAACTGTTGCAGCAATTACAGCAACCCGATCCCACCTTGCAGCAGGCATTACAGATTTTGCAGCAGGCATTGGTCGAGCAAACGCAGCAGTTACAGACCACCTTACAAACGCCCGATGCCACCTTACAGCAGTCGTTAGAGACGCTCACGAGTGTATTGCAGAACTTACAAGAGCAATTGAACACTCACGCGCAATCGATCGCCTCGCTGACACAGTCGATCGAGCAGTGGCAGAGTGTCAGCGAATCGCTTCCGAACGAGTAATTTTCCAAAGTTTGGAAAAATCTTCTCTAGAATCAGCGACTCCAATTTTCCAAACTTTGGAAAATTCAGCTTTAATTCCTGTCTCTTCCCAGTCTAACGATTTTTCAGGGTTTGGTTGGATAACAGGACAGGGAGCGCTAAATCGTGTGGTGCTAGTAGAAACACCAGAAGATGCTACTGCACTTGCTCAACTCGATATCACTCGGCTCGAACACCCTGGACGATCGCTGTACCTAGCCATGACTGATTCTGTGCCAAAAGCGCTTCAGGAGTGGGCGGCAATGCCAGGGAGAACTGCGATCGCGGCGGGCGATCCAGAATTTATTCGACGGGTTCAGAAGGAGATTGGACAATCTCAATCATTACTTGTGCCCGATGGTTTTACCTGGCAAAAATTGCTTCAGATGGGACATCAAAATCCTGCTCAACTTTTGCACCACTATCGTCAAGGACTCACGGGCGAACCCACCGCAATTCTTCTAGAATCGGCAAAACGAGCATTACGGCTAGGTCAACCTATGGAATTAGTGCGATCGATGCTGATAACGGCTGAACGAGTGGAAACGATGCGGCAGCTTCAGCAGGCGGAGCAATATGTTCAGGCAATTGTCGATCGCGCCTACAAAAACGCTTCAGAGCAACAGAATTCTATAATTCAGCCGATTCGGAAGCTTAAAGTGCAGCAATTGTAG
- a CDS encoding P-loop ATPase, Sll1717 family, which produces MKTGFFAYSGQPRSVGESIEEAINLINGSGVAALKSWRNYVVNGKLIIDEVSRAIDEADCFCADLTGFSDNVLFELGYAIAKSKPIFLILDYSHIESIRRYRELSSLTTIGYQKYVNSAEILAAFASFASDFQAQNRVKRKQSSVSNKPLVFVKNQFDTPYSRAITNKIVESRIPYIVDDASENQVQPIEWYLHQLNNAALIEFSATSRRGYELQNSKCSLVGGLAFGYGLDLLMIAEEPYEVPIDYRDLLITYDNKQRCEEVVTEFLAPLKLKLLDYYSQQDTSRKIKKKVTELQKISFGEFLAEHESEELADYYVETFNLSTLIKNDYNIVIGRKGTGKTATLYYLKSFLENDNRNHICLIKPVNFEIDALVKILQVSSEEYERSYLVESAWKLLIYTEVAKSIYLKTILKPLYALSSAESEFKSFIDKNSELFLKDFSERLEEELENIRQSKMMNKDEKFSEFKIKLAEIMHEETLASIRNLLSNLFDKDRKIFVLIDNLDKSWKKDNKLALQSEWILGLLGVTGRIVRELSSFRVRGQQKKIDFHLTVFLRSDIFKYILGKAREPDKIEYSNLLKLGDKDVLFRIIEERFVELSSNEMLPESLWNKYIVESVDSTSTKDYIYERIIPRPRDIIYFFKNAHENAISRGHSIITEEDLKLAYNNYSSWVFTSMMVENGVNIAQLKEFLYHLVGQHQIVDKTTLFAAMCDANLPDSEEFLDNLIEHLATLSIVGKEVAENQFEFEYAFDSKDLINAKSRRVNSNRYKIHNALVPLLDLIDQSET; this is translated from the coding sequence ATGAAAACTGGTTTTTTTGCTTATAGTGGTCAACCTAGGTCAGTAGGGGAATCAATTGAAGAAGCAATAAATCTCATTAATGGTTCTGGCGTCGCCGCGTTAAAATCCTGGAGAAATTATGTAGTTAATGGCAAACTCATTATTGATGAGGTATCGAGAGCTATTGATGAAGCTGACTGCTTTTGTGCTGATTTAACCGGATTTAGTGATAATGTTCTCTTTGAACTTGGATATGCAATAGCGAAGAGTAAACCCATATTTTTGATTCTAGACTATTCGCACATTGAATCGATAAGGCGATATAGAGAACTTTCATCCCTAACGACGATCGGTTATCAAAAGTATGTAAACAGTGCTGAAATTTTGGCAGCCTTTGCTTCCTTCGCATCTGATTTTCAAGCTCAAAATCGAGTAAAAAGAAAGCAGTCATCTGTTTCAAATAAGCCCTTAGTTTTTGTTAAAAATCAATTTGATACCCCCTATAGTCGGGCTATAACTAACAAAATTGTAGAGTCTAGAATTCCTTACATTGTAGATGACGCATCGGAGAATCAAGTACAGCCTATCGAGTGGTACTTACATCAGTTGAACAATGCCGCTTTAATAGAATTTTCTGCAACATCTCGTAGAGGGTATGAACTTCAGAACTCAAAATGCTCACTCGTTGGAGGGTTAGCTTTTGGATATGGTCTAGATCTTTTAATGATAGCGGAGGAGCCTTATGAAGTACCAATTGATTACAGAGATCTTCTTATTACATACGACAATAAACAAAGATGTGAAGAAGTAGTCACTGAATTTCTGGCTCCTTTGAAGCTAAAACTTTTAGATTACTATTCACAGCAGGATACAAGTCGGAAGATCAAGAAGAAGGTGACAGAGCTTCAGAAAATCAGTTTCGGTGAATTTTTAGCGGAACACGAGAGTGAAGAACTAGCAGATTACTATGTTGAAACATTTAATCTATCTACTTTAATCAAAAATGACTACAACATTGTAATTGGGAGGAAGGGAACAGGAAAAACGGCAACATTATATTATCTAAAAAGTTTTTTGGAAAACGACAATAGAAATCATATTTGTTTAATCAAGCCAGTCAATTTTGAGATAGACGCGTTGGTCAAAATACTGCAAGTTTCCTCAGAAGAGTATGAAAGAAGCTACTTGGTAGAAAGTGCTTGGAAGCTTCTGATTTATACTGAAGTAGCAAAATCTATATATCTCAAAACTATCTTGAAGCCACTCTATGCTCTTTCCTCTGCTGAATCAGAATTTAAAAGCTTCATTGATAAGAATTCTGAGCTATTCCTAAAAGATTTTTCCGAAAGACTGGAAGAAGAGCTAGAAAATATTCGTCAATCTAAGATGATGAATAAAGATGAGAAATTCTCAGAATTTAAGATAAAGTTGGCAGAGATTATGCATGAAGAAACTTTAGCCAGCATAAGAAACTTGTTGTCAAACTTGTTTGACAAAGATAGAAAGATTTTTGTATTGATAGATAACCTAGATAAGTCTTGGAAGAAAGATAATAAGCTTGCTCTTCAAAGCGAGTGGATTTTAGGATTGCTTGGAGTTACAGGGAGAATTGTTAGAGAGCTATCTTCTTTCAGAGTCAGGGGTCAACAGAAAAAGATAGATTTTCATCTAACTGTTTTCTTGAGAAGCGACATCTTCAAATATATTCTAGGTAAGGCTAGAGAACCAGATAAAATTGAATACTCTAATCTGCTCAAGCTTGGTGATAAGGATGTTTTATTTAGAATTATAGAGGAAAGATTTGTTGAGTTGAGCAGCAATGAGATGCTTCCGGAGAGCTTGTGGAATAAATATATTGTTGAAAGTGTAGATTCAACGTCTACTAAAGACTATATTTATGAAAGAATAATACCTCGACCTAGAGATATTATTTATTTCTTCAAAAACGCGCACGAGAATGCTATATCTAGAGGACACTCAATCATTACTGAAGAAGATTTGAAGTTAGCTTATAACAACTACTCATCTTGGGTTTTTACCTCAATGATGGTTGAAAATGGAGTCAATATAGCTCAACTCAAAGAATTTCTTTATCACTTAGTAGGACAACATCAGATTGTTGACAAAACGACTTTGTTTGCAGCTATGTGCGATGCGAACTTGCCTGATTCTGAAGAGTTTCTAGACAATTTAATTGAGCATTTAGCAACTCTTTCTATTGTTGGCAAAGAAGTGGCTGAAAATCAGTTTGAGTTCGAGTACGCATTCGATAGTAAAGATCTGATTAATGCTAAGTCGAGAAGAGTAAACTCAAATCGCTATAAAATCCACAACGCTCTTGTTCCCCTGCTCGACCTAATTGATCAGTCTGAGACATAA